In Mustela lutreola isolate mMusLut2 chromosome 1, mMusLut2.pri, whole genome shotgun sequence, one genomic interval encodes:
- the LOC131833949 gene encoding LOW QUALITY PROTEIN: olfactory receptor 51F2-like (The sequence of the model RefSeq protein was modified relative to this genomic sequence to represent the inferred CDS: substituted 1 base at 1 genomic stop codon): protein MSSFPNITFTSLTFFLTGVPGLEAAHTWISIPFCCLYMTALSGNGIILFVIITESSLHEPMYYFFSMLSTTDLRLCISTLVTTLGIFWFSARQISFHACVAQTFFIQLFTVVESSVLLAMAFDRYIAIXNPLRYAAILTDSRIVKVWFAILMRGIVILMPLVLLLKRLSFCQNYVLHHSYCFHPDIIQLSCSDNKINSVLGLTALIVTAGVDSIFILLSYTLIIKTILSIASPEERHKAFSTCISHIGAVAIFYIPLISLCFVHRFGKKAPPYVHTLMANVYLLIPPVMNPIIYSVKTKQIRRAIKKVLFAKESEL from the coding sequence ATGTCGTCTTTCCCTAACATCACTTTCACTTCTCTGACATTTTTTCTGACAGGAGTTCCAGGACTTGAAGCTGCCCACACCTGGATCTCCATCCCCTTCTGCTGTCTTTACATGACCGCCCTCTCTGGGAATGGTATAATTCTGTTTGTCATCATCACTGAGTCAAGTCTCCATGAACCTATGTACTATTTCTTCTCTATGCTCTCAACCACTGACTTGCGCTTGTGTATTTCAACACTGGTCACTACACTGGGCATATTCTGGTTCAGTGCAAGACAGATTAGTTTCCATGCCTGTGTTGCCCAGACATTCTTCATTCAACTCTTTACTGTTGTGGAGTCTTCAGTGCTCTTGGCAATGGCCTTTGACCGCTACATTGCCATTTGAAACCCACTAAGATATGCTGCCATCCTGACTGATTCCAGAATTGTCAAAGTGTGGTTTGCCATCCTTATGAGGGGGATAGTGATCCTAATGCCTCTGGTCCTGCTTCTTAAACGTTTATCCTTCTGCCAAAACTACGTGCTTCATCATTCTTATTGTTTCCATCCTGATATAATCCAGCTCTCATGTTCTGACAATAAGATCAACAGTGTTTTAGGACTTACTGCCCTTATAGTTACTGCAGGAGTGGACTCCATCTTTATTCTTCTCTCCTACACTCTGATTATTAAGACCATCCTAAGCATTGCATCCCCAGAAGAGCGGCATAAAGCCTTCAGCACTTGTATCTCCCACATAGGTGCTGTTGCCATCTTCTACATTCCTCTCATTAGCTTGTGCTTTGTCCATAGGTTTGGGAAAAAGGCACCTCCTTACGTACACACTCTTATGGCCAATGTGTATTTGCTTATTCCACCAGTGATGAATCCCATTATTTATAGTGTGAAGACCAAGCAGATCCGTAGGGCCATTAAAAAAGTCCTTTTTGCCAAAGAATCTGAGCTCTGA
- the LOC131834003 gene encoding olfactory receptor 51F1-like, with protein sequence MTTPSPFFIKIFHRGPRHGNGSVSQTFLLTGIPGLEWAHAWISIPFCCLYLTALSGNTLILFVVFTEPSLHEPMYYFLSMLSTTDIGLCISTLVTVLGIFWLNAREISFNACLSQMFFIHLFTFMESSVLLAMAFDRFVAISNPLRYATILTHARIAQIGLAVITRGTVILTPLVLLLKRLSFCRSHVLHHSYCFHPDVMKLSCSDTKINSAFGLTAIISTAGVDSIFILLSYVLIIRSVLNIASPEERKKAFSTCISHITAVAIFYIPLISLSFVHRFGKHSPPYVPTLIANIYLLIPPVMNPIIYSVKTKQIQRAVLKLVCSKRTHI encoded by the exons ATGACTACACCATCACcgttctttataaaaattttccatAGAG GCCCCAGACATGGAAATGGAAGTGTCTCCCAG ACTTTCCTCTTGACTGGCATCCCTGGACTTGAATGGGCCCATGCCTGGATCTCAATCCCCTTCTGTTGCCTCTATTTAACTGCTCTTTCTGGGAATACCCTGATCCTGTTCGTGGTCTTCACTGAGCCAAGCCTCCATGAGCCCATGTACTATTTCCTTTCCATGCTGTCCACCACTGACATTGGCTTATGCATCTCTACATTGGTGACAGTACTAGGAATATTCTGGCTCAATGCCCGGGAGATCAGCTTTAATGCCTGCTTATCACAAATGTTCTTCATTCACCTCTTCACTTTCATGGAATCTTCAGTGCTCCTGGCTATGGCTTTTGATCGTTTTGTGGCCATTTCCAACCCATTGAGATATGCCACCATTCTAACTCATGCAAGGATTGCACAGATTGGTTTGGCAGTCATTACCAGGGGAACTGTCATTCTGACACCACTGGTCTTGCTTCTCAAGCGTCTATCGTTCTGCCGAAGCCATGTGCTCCATCATTCCTACTGCTTCCACCCTGACGTAATGAAGCTCTCGTGTTCAGACACAAAGATCAACAGTGCATTTGGACTAACTGCAATCATCTCTACTGCTGGAGTGGACTCTATTTTTATCCTGCTTTCCTATGTCCTGATCATTCGCTCAGTTCTCAACATTGCATccccagaggagagaaaaaaggctTTCAGCACCTGCATTTCTCATATCACAGCTGTGGCCATATTCTACATCCCTTTAATCAGCCTGTCTTTTGTTCACAGGTTTGGAAAACATTCTCCACCATATGTGCCCACACTGATTGCTAATATTTACTTGCTCATTCCCCCTGTGATGAATCCCATCATCTATAGTGTGAAAACAAAGCAGATTCAAAGAGCTGTGCTCAAACTTGTGTGTTCTAAGCGAACTCATATTTAA